In Oryzias latipes chromosome 15, ASM223467v1, the following proteins share a genomic window:
- the LOC101174125 gene encoding homeobox protein vent1: protein MVKYFSVDWLAQSHHSPTGTQDTDSARTHRPHVPCMVQPFAPVYGKGYLQPKSKTSNPVQHAEQGEFEHHPHSSLCAPLRPVNCSSPISENSGYSSGYESEAASSECHSVEDRSGVDKDAPPRRVRTKFTPKQILKLEKVFSKHKYLDAGERVKTAQKLNLSETQVRTWFQNRRMKLKREVQDHFAPQMPLLNFRTLPQVQCYSVDRQRHQAAPVRAFHAPPQVILQQQMTSGRAPLIHYQHFF, encoded by the exons ATGGTCAAATACTTTTCAGTAGACTGGCTGGCCCAGAGCCACCACAGCCCCACGGGGACGCAGGACACGGATTCAGCGCGCACGCACAGACCTCACGTCCCCTGCATGGTGCAGCCGTTTGCGCCGGTTTATGGTAAAGGTTACCTGCAGCCAAAATCAAAGACATCAAACCCCGTACAGCACGCAGAGCAAGGAGAGTTCGAGCATCATCCGCATTCCAGCCTGTGTGCACCTTTGCGTCCAGTTAACTGCTCCTCGCCCA TATCAGAAAACAGTGGCTACTCTTCCGGCTACGAGAGCGAAGCCGCGTCCTCGGAGTGTCATTCGGTGGAAGACAGAAGCGGCGTGGACAAAGACGCGCCACCGCGTCGAGTGCGCACAAAGTTTACTCCAAAACAGATTCTTAAACTGGAAAAGGTCTTCagcaaacacaaatatttagaCGCTGGGGAAAGAGTGAAGACAGCGCAGAAGCTGAACCTCTCAGAAACGCAG GTTCGGACTTGGTTTCAGAATAGGAGGATGAAGCTGAAACGGGAGGTTCAGGACCATTTTGCTCCCCAGATGCCGTTGTTAAACTTCCGGACCCTCCCCCAGGTTCAGTGCTACTCCGTGGACAGGCAGAGACACCAAGCGGCACCCGTTCGGGCCTTCCATGCGCCCCCACAGGTGATCCTCCAGCAGCAGATGACCAGCGGTCGCGCGCCCCTCATCCACTACCAACATTTCTTCTGA